The DNA segment TGTCGATGCCGACGTGGAATATATATTTATTCTTGTCGGTCCGGAAGAGGCTGATGTGAAGCTGGGCAAAATATCCCTCAGTTCTCCGGTAGGCAAGGCGCTTATCGGCAAGGATGTGGGCGACACGGTAACGATCAAAGTCCCGGCCAGAACAATAGAGTATGAGATTTTAGAGATTACCTTTGAGTAGATATTTTAAGGCAGAGATTCAGGAAAACCGGCCGGTTCATCCCGTCCATAACCTTTTAACCCTAAACGTCCCCCGCAGTATGCCTGAACCCAGGCCTGGCCAGTTTTTCATGATCGAAGTGAATAAGGGAACCGATCCTCTGCTGAAGCGGGCCTTCAGCCTTTTCAGAAATACCGGGCAGGGGGTGCAGATACTGTACCGGATCAGGGGGAAGGGCACTGAGATCCTGAAGGATTTGAAAGAAGGGTCCGTGCTTGATGTGCTTGGTCCCCTGGGTACATGCTATCCGGTTCCTTCCGGAGACGTTATCCCGCTTGTTGTTGCCGGCGGCATTGGCATTGCCTCTGTTTTTTCGTTTGTTGAACAGTATGCCGGCCGG comes from the Nitrospirota bacterium genome and includes:
- a CDS encoding dihydroorotate dehydrogenase electron transfer subunit — translated: MPEPRPGQFFMIEVNKGTDPLLKRAFSLFRNTGQGVQILYRIRGKGTEILKDLKEGSVLDVLGPLGTCYPVPSGDVIPLVVAGGIGIASVFSFVEQYAGR